AGGTATATGATACCTTTAACACTGTTTATAAAACCGGCCAACCTGCCAAAGCAATTGATTGGGAGATGATTGCAAAAGACGGCAGCACGAAATTTGTCGAGCTCTCCGTATCGTTAATGCAGGATTCAGAAGGCCGGCCGATTGGCTTTCGGGGGGTTGCCCGGGACATTTCCGAACGCAAAAATGCCGAGGAACAGGCCAAAATTCATCAGCAGCAGCTCATGCAGGCCAGCAAAATGGTGGCGCTGGGCACGCTGGTTTCCGGTGTCGCCCATGAGATCAACAACCCCAACAACTTTATTATGTTAAACTCCCCTATTTTAAGGGAGGCCTGGGAAAATTCAATGCCGATTTTGGAAAAGTATTATAAGGAAAACGGTGATTTTATCGTCGGCGGCATGGAATTCAGCGTAATGCGCAAAAATATTCCGGCTCTGTTTTCCGGTATATCCGATGGTTCCAAACGGATTAAACGAATTGTTGACGATCTCAAAAATTATGTCAGAGACGACACTGCCGACCTCACCCAATCGATCGATATCAATGCGGTTTTAGAATCAGCCGTTTCGCTTCTTGCCAATATGATCAAAACCGCCACCCACAAATTTTCAATTATCTACGGAAAGAATTTACCGTTTTTAAAGGGAAATTTCCAGCGACTCGAACAGGTCATGATCAATTTAATCCAAAATTCCTGCCAGGCCCTTTCAGACACCAACAAGGGTATTTTTATATCAACCACAAATAAAAAAGACCCCTCGAATATTATGATCATCATTCGAGATGAGGGCGTGGGAATTCCACCAGAGACACTAGAGCATATCATGGACCCGTTTTTTACCACCAAACACGATGCTGGTGGGGTCGGACTGGGGTTATCAATTTCATCACGAATCGTAGAGGAGCACGGGGGCAACTTACATTTCATCTCTGAAGCCGGCGTGGGCACCACGGCAACGATCACCCTGCCGATTAAACAAGAGTAATAAACCGTGAAAGGCAACTCAAAATGACTCAGTCAAACTATCCGCAGTTTCCGGTCATGATGGTGGATGATGAAGCTCAGGCAATTACCAGCTTTGAGATGACATTGCGCTCTGCCAATATGAACAATTTTATCCCCTGTCACGATAGTCGCGATGTCATGCCGTTGCTTGCCAGTCAGGAAATTGAAGTGATGCTGTTGGACCTCAGAATGCCGCATATTTCCGGCGAGGAATTGCTGCCACAGATAACCGCCGAATATCCGGAAATTCCGGTTGTGGTCGTCACCGGCTCAAACGATGTGGATACAGCCGTAACCTGCATGCAGCACGGTGCCTTTGACTATATTTTAAAACCGGTGGAGAAAAGCCGCCTGATCGGCGGTGTCAAGCGAGCCATTGAGCTGCGAGAACTGCAGCGTGAAAACCAACTGCTCAAAGCCCAGGTGCTATCGGACAAACTTGAAAAGCCCGAAGCTTTCTCAGAAATTATTACCACCGCTGCGGCTATGCGCGCCATATTTCAATATATCGAAGCCATCTCCGGCAGTCCGCGTCCGGTTTTGATCACCGGTGAAACCGGTGTGGGAAAAGAACTGGTGGCCAGGGCGGTCCATACCCTCAGCAATCGTTCCGGCCCGTTTGTGCCGGTCAATGTGGCCGGCCTGGATGACCAGGTGTTTGCCGACACGCTGTTCGGTCACAAAAAAGGCGCTTTTACCGATGCGCGTGAGGCCCGCAAAGGATTGATCGAGCAGGCTACCGGCGGCACCTTCTTTCTGGATGAAATCGGCGATCTGAGTCTGACTTCGCAGGTAAAGCTGTTGCGTCTGTTACAGGAAGGCGAATTTTTTCCCATCGGATCCGATGTGGCCAAACGGTCGAATGCCAGAATCGTGGTGGCCACAAACCAGGATCTTGATGCCTTGCAATCAGCCGGCCAGTTTCGCAAAGATCTTTATTATCGGTTGTGCGATCATCAAATCCACATTCCGCCCCTGCGCCAGCGCCTTGAAGATTTAACGGCCCTGGTGGTTCATTTTTTGGAAAAGGCCGCCAAAGCGTTAAACAAGAAAAAACCTACGCCACCGCAGGAGCTGATCACGCTGCTTTCGACCTATCATTTTCCGGGCAACATCAGAGAACTTGAATCCATGGTATTTAATGCCGTCAGCAGTCATATATCCGGCAAACTGTCAATGGATACTTTTAAAGCCCATATTATCAAAAAACAGCCGCACTCCGATCTGGATTCAACAACGCCCATCTCCCCACAAGACTCCCCGGTCAAGTTTTCGGAACAATTGCCCACGCTCAAACAAATCGAGCAGATGCTGGTTGATGAAGCCATGAAAAGATCCAACGGGAATCAATCGATTGCAGCTCTGAGCCTGGGGATTTCACGCCAGGCGTTGAATAAGCGGCTTAAAAAGGCCGAGCAGCAGGCTAAGTCGCAATGAAATTGTGTAGCCCATCCAAAAATGGATTTTGTGCTTGCGTCTGCCAAAATTCGGATGGTAAAAATAAGCATCATGGCCGAAATCCGAATCCAACCAGAAATATTTGAAACCTATCCGACGTTTCGACGCGGCATAGTGATTGCCCGACATTTAGACAACCAGGGCCAGTCGAGTGAACTTGAAGACCAACTCGGCCGTGCCATCGAACAGGCCGCCCGGCAGCCGATCGATCTAAAAACAGACCCATTGGCCGCCGCCTGGACCGAGGCCCATCGGCAATTCGGTTCGAATCCGAATAAATTCCCCCCGGCGCACTGCGCTCTTTTGAAACGGGTTCAAAAGCCCGGCGCCCGCATACCGTTCATCAGCAAAGTGGTCGCTATTATGAACATCAGCTCCATCGAGGCGCATATGCCGGTCGGCGGTGATGATGTCATCCGGGCAGCCGGCAGTCTGGAATTGCGCTACGCCGACGGCAGCGAGAGGTTCACCCCTCTGGGCAAACCGGATCACAGCGAACATCCGAAAGCCGGGGAAGTGATTTATGTGGTTCCCGAATCAAAAGAAGTCATGTGCCGGCGCTGGAATTGGCGCAATGGGCATACCACCCGTATTGCTGAAGATACTCGCGTTATGGTAATGAATATCGACGGCCTGGGAGCAGACAGTGAAGCCCGGGCGGTTGCGACCCGCGACAGGGTTGCGCGCATGCTCGAAAAATACGGCCAGGCAGAAGTGACGACAACGTTGCTGTCCGCCGAACAGCCGACTTATCCGTTGGACGTTTGATCACAGGCACGATTAAATCATAGGGTCTAAACTGGATGTGAAATGAACAAAAACCCGGAAAATAGAGATAACGCCCGCATTAACTATAAGTCACCGGTGACCATTGAAAATTTAAATGCGGGCATCATATATAAGGCCAGAATGCTCAATTACAGCAAACATGGGTTGTATTTTGAGACCGACAACTGGTTGGATCTGGGCGATGAGGTCTTTATCGGGGTCGAATATTCGCCATACAGCAATACACATGATACGTATGAATGCCTGCGGGCTAAAATAATGTGGCGCAAAAAGCTGCCGACATCCCACTTTACCTATGGGTATGGTGTTCAATACAGTATTGATTACGATAAACAAAAAGCGCGCAACGGCAATCTTAAGATTCTAAATGATCAGAGAAAACACCCCCGCAAACGCTATTCCCAGAACCTTTTATTCTCCGCCAAAAACAAGATCCTCAAAGGATTGGCCAAAAATATCAGTCCTTCCGGCGTATTTATCGAAACCTATCATCGTTTGCAAGTGGGTCAAATCGTCACGCTGGTTGTCCCCTTAAAAGGTGCTAAAACCGCCAAAATAAAAGGGGAGGTCATCTGGGACGGACCGAATGGTTTCGGCGTCAAGTTTATCAGCATCAAAAGCTAAACTCCGTTTCGATGGATGCCGCAGTCAATAGCGCCAACAGGCCTTTTAGCGAGTTGGCCGCGTCCATTCGATTGCACAAATTCCCGCCTCTCTACAGGTCCGTGTAAACTGTCTTTGGGCTTATAACACGTTTTTGCGAAGACAACCCTTGATGCGATCTAATAAGATTTACTTCGACATTTAAGGAATGTAGGGTATAATTTTATAAAAGCCGTTTGCGGTTTTGCGCTATCCACATTAAACGAGGAGGACAAAATGACTGCAGCAATACTTATCGGCGTTCTGATTTTGCTGGCCATCATTGCAGTGGCTGCCATATACAACCGTCTGGTGACGCTTCGAAACCGGTATAAAAATTCGTTTGCCCAAATCGACGTCCAGCTCAAACGCCGCTATGACCTGATCCCGAATCTAATTGAAACAGCCAAGGGCTATTTGAAGCATGAGCGCGAAACGCTGGAGGCCGTTATCAAGGCCAGAGCGGGTGCGTTGGATGCCAGTCAGAAGGCTGCGGGCAATCCCGGAGATCCGAAGGCGATGAAAGATCTGGCCAGCGCCGAAGGTTTGCTGGCCGGAACCTTAGGTCGCCTATTTGCTCTGGTTGAAAATTACCCGGATTTAAAAGCCAATGAAAACATGCTGGAGCTGCAAGAGGAGCTGACCTCAACTGAGAACCGGATAGCCTTCGCGCGTCAGGCATTTAACGACGCCATTACAACCTATAACATCACCTGCGAAAAATTTCCCCACACCATCATTGCAGGCATGTTTAATTTTTCAACGGCCCAATGGCTGGAGTCAACCGAGACACCCGAAGAAAAGCAGGCACCCAAGGTTTCATTCTAGTTTCAAATATCACAAAGGAGTTACAAATGTCGTGCGCCATATCTCGGTACTGCTTTGTGGTTCATGTAACGGCATGCCAATGATTACAGTGTTCAGGTGTCAGGTGTCAGCCCTTCGATTCGTCCCTGAAACCTGACACCTGACACCTGAACCGCCTACGGCGGAACTGGAGAACCTGACACCCGATAAAGAAAGTTGAAAGGTATTAAACACATAGCTTTTAAGAAGTATAAATAACACCCAATGGATTTTTTCAAACACCAGGATATCGCCCGAGCCAAAACCAGCCGCTTGATCGCTTTATTTATTTTGGCGATTTTGGCGATTGCGTTTGCAGTTTACGGGATTGCGTTGATCATCATGTTTTATCATTACTCCCGCCAACCTGGCGCTAACCTGTACAGCTTTGAGATGATCCAGCCCGAACTGGGGTTTTGGGTGATAAGCGCCACGCTGCTGGTCATCCTTTTCGGCACCATTGCTAAAATCATCGAACTGGCAAAAGGCGGCAGGGCCATTGCTGAAAAGCAGGGCGGCAGACTCATTAATACCGCTACAACAGATGCCGCCGAGCGCAGACTGATCAATGTAGTTGAGGAGATGGCCATTGCCTCAGGCATACCGGTGCCGCAGGTATATATTCTTGACGAGGAAAAAGGCATCAACGCCTTTGCCGCCGGTTACACACCCAATGATGCCGCCGTAGCAGTTACCCGCGGCTGTTTAAGCGAGCTGCGCCGTGATGAGCTCCAAGGAGTTATTGCCCACGAATTTAGCCATATTCTAAGCGGGGATATGCGTTTGAATATCCGCCTGATTGGGTTGCTCAGCGGTATCATGGTCATTGCCTATGTCGGACGTCTGATGCTGCAAAGAAGATCCGGCAACAACAAACACGCCGGCGTCGTGGTCGTGATTGCCCTGCTTTTAATGCTGGTTGGGTCTTTGGGCTTCCTGTTCGGCCGCATGATCCAGGCTGCTGTCTCGCGACAAAGAGAATATTTTGCCGATGCCTCGGCAGTCCAATTCACCCGCAACCCAAGGGGCCTTTCAGGTGCATTAATCAAAATAGGCTCCCTTTTGCACGGCTCCCGTATACATTCACCCCATGCCCAGGAAATCTGTCATATGTTCATTGGGTCAGCATTTCGCTCCGCATTTGCCACCCATCCACCCTTAAGAGACAGAATTCAGCGCCTCGAGCCGGAATATAGAAGCCGAATTCAGCAGGTTCTGGAAAAAAAGCCGGCGGTGATTGCTCCCAAACCCGCAAAGGAGGCGGTTTCTGCTGCATCAGCCCCGATCACAGCACTGGCCGCCGGCGCTGGTGCAGTCATTCAGAAACCGGGCAATATAACCGAGCAGAACATCCGCAAAGGTCGAAAACTAATAGCCACCATCCCCCACCAGATCAAAACCGAGCTCAACGATATTTTAGGCGCAATGGCCGTCACCTGTATGCTGTTGCTCGATGAAGATCCCCAGATCAGAAAACGCCAGCTGAAGCGTTTGCAAAAGCACGCTCCCGGCAAGCTGATCTGGCACCTGACAAGTCTCGAATCGCATTTCAAGACCCTGGATCTGCAATTGCGGCTGCCCATCCTGGATTTGGCGCTGCCGGTTTTACGCCAGATGTCTGCCGGCCAGTATGCTAAATTTAAGGCCTTTATTCAGATTATGGTGGAGGCCGACGCGCGGCTTTCTTTTTTTGAATTTGCGCTTCAACAAATCATCACGCATCGGCTGGGTGCAAATTATCAGCGCCATAAAAAAGACATTGTTTATAAAAACATCTCTGCGCTGGCTGCAGATGCCGCCACCATTCTCTCGCAGCTTGCCCATGTCGGCCATCCCCAACAAACAGCCGCCCAGGCCGCTTTTAACTACGGATGGAAAAGATTGAATATCACAGATTCGCGCTGGAAGATGCAGCCGGCCGGCAAAGTGTCGTTCGGAGCGCTGCGGGTTGCCCTGAAGCGGTTTGCACTGGCCAGCCCGGGCGTTAAAAAAATATTCCTGGATGCCTGCGCCCATTGCGTGCTTCATGACGAACGCGTTACCATAGAAGAAGCCGAATTGGTGCGCGCGGTGGCCTATGCCTTAGACATCCCCCTGCCCCCTTTTCTGGACCCCTTCAGCGATTGATCCCTATGTTCAAGTATACAGGTTTCGGGTGTCAGGTGTCAGACTCTGTAGTTCCGCCGTTGGTGGTTCAAGTGTCAGGTGTCAGTTTTCAGGGACAAATAGAAGGGCTGACACCTGAAACCTGACACCTGACACCTATAAAATATGTGTATTGCGGGACAGCACACTAAAAATTATTGCGACTGTGCTAATTTAGGGTTGGTAAGATTTTGGCAGGATGCGTCTTGCGGTCCAGTAATATTTTCCCCAGTAAACCTTATCGATCTTCGACACCGTCACGCCTTTGTTTTTGGAAGCATGCACAAATTCTGATCCGCCCAGATAAATACCCACATGCCGCGGATAAGTCGGCGGCCTGAAGAACACCAGGTCGCCGGCGCGAAGATTCTCATAGCTTACCGCTCTTCCCTGCCGGATTTGCGCCTGGGTGGTGCGCGGTAAATAAATGTTAAAGACATCTTTATAGACCGCTCTGACAAAACCGGAGCAGTCAATTCCACGGCGGCTGCTGCCGCCCAGTCGATGCTGAGTCCCCTCCCAGCGCCGGTATTCCTGACGCAAGCGGTTTTCGATTTCAGCGTCAACGGCATACCTTTTGTTGATTTGCGTGTGTGTCACCACAGGAGGTGACACGGCAGCCGGTTTGGGGTTGGCGGCACACCCACCCATCAGAGAAAGGGCCGTCAGTGCGGATAGCACAGGAAACCCTGTCGATTTGAACCAACACAGAATGTTAAGCAGTTGTTTCATATTTGAGGTCCGCTTCAAAAACCTTAGTTCCGTCACATTTATTCAAAAAGGTGTTCTATGTTAAACCATCGGTCAAAATCTCAATTTCTTGAATTCGCAACAACCCGATACGTTCAGTTTGAGCCCTCTCTGAGTATAGATGACCGTTCGATTGACAAAGTCGACGGGAAAATGGGCAAAACAGTTGCTTATGCATAACCCTGTTTTACCATTTAGGTAGATCTTAACTTAAAGCCAAGAAAGGATGAAACATGCGCACCGTATGTATTGCTCTCATTTTGATTGTCGCCTTTACCCTGCCGGTATTCGCTGATACCGGCTTAACAAATGTTAAAAGTTCGCACGATGTCAAAACTACCGCTGATCGTTTGGAGGCGGTTTTAAAAGAAAAAGGAATGACCGTTTTTTTGCGGGTCAACCACAGTGAAGGCGCCCGTAATGTGGGAAAACAATTGCGGCCCACCGAGCTGGTGATCTTCGGCAACCCCAAAGTCGGAGCGCCGCTGATGCAGTGCGGCCAGACAATTGGCATTGATCTGCCGCAAAAAGCGCTCATCTGGCAGGATGAAAACGGGCAAGTGTGGCTGACTTACAACGACCCCCGGTACCTGGCAAAGCGTCATGGGATCGATGGCTGCCAGCCGGTGCTGGATAAGGTGCAAAATGCGCTTAAAAATTTTGCAAAGGCTGCCACGCAACCTTAAATTATTCTTTTAAAACGCAAATAAATGCTTGTTGAAGCGGATTAATACGGAAAAACGGCATGTCACCGGAACCTTTCATCAATGGCAACAGTAAATGTGGAAACACTTGAAGAAAATTTGAAAACCGAGAGCAAAGAGGGCGAAAAGCTGGTCATCGCGCATCCATCCTTTGGCAAGGCTTTCAAATTCTGGCTAAAGCTCGGCTTCATAAGCTTTGGCGGGCCGGCCGGGCAGATATCGATCATGCATCACGAGCTGGTGGATCAGAAAAAGTGGGTCAGCAACAAGCGCTTTTTAAATGCGTTGAATTATTGCATGCTGCTGCCCGGGCCCGAGGCCCAACAGTTGGCCATTTATATCGGCTGGCTGCTGCACCGGCTTCCCGGCGGAATTGTTGCGGGGGCCCTTTTTGTCATTCCCTCCATTTTTATCCTGTTTGCCTTAAGCTACATTTATGCCGCTTATGGCGCCTTTCCCTGGGTGGCGTCTGTGTTCAGCGGCCTGAAGGCGGCCATCATGGCCATTGTCGTAGCGGCGGTGATCAAGATCGGCAAAAAAGCGCTCAAAAATGGCATCATGGTCACCGTTGCAGCTCTGTCCTTTATTGCGATCTTTATTTTTAAAATCCCTTTTCCACTGATCGTTCTTGGCGCCGGACTGATCGGGCTGGCCGGTCACTATGCCCTGCCGGCAAAATTTGAGGTCATCAAAGGCAAGGATGCCCGCGATTTTGATGCGGGATATGTGCAAATTTGTGAGGATCCGGAGGTATGTCACATCAATCCGTCCACCGGCAGAAATGTAGTGCTGGTAGCTGTCTTTTTTCTGCTGTGGCTGATACCGGTGGTAGCGCTGTACGCATTGCTGCCCCAACGGGTATTTTACACCGAGGCGCTGTTTTTTACCAAGGCGGCTTTTTTGACGTTTGGTGGCGCCTACGCCGTTTTAGCCTATATCGCCCAGGCCGGTGTCGAGCAGTATGCCTGGCTGACGGGTCCGCAGATGATCGACGGCCTGGGCCTGGCCGAAACCACCCCCGGCCCCCTGATCATGGTGGTGCAATTTGTCGGTTTTATGGCCGGCTGGAATTACGCCGCCGGCTGGAGTCCGATTCTCGGTGGGCTGATGGGCTCGCTGGTGGCCACTTATTTTACGTTTCTGCCGTGTTTTCTGTTTATTTTCCTAGGGGGACCGTATATCGAAAAATTCCGTGATAATCCCACCCTTTCGGCGGCCCTGTCCAGCATTACCGCTGCAATAGTAGGTGTCGTATTGAACCTGGCCGTCTGGTTTGGGCTACAGGTGCTTATGCCTTTCGATGGTAGTTTCAACGGGTTTGCCGCTGTGATCGGGTTGGCCGCCTTTGTTGCGATTCAATGGTTTAAAGTCGGCATCATGACGGTTATTTTTGCTGCCGGCGCGATCGGATTCATCTGGCATCAGTTAATTCTTTAGAACCTCAATCTGCCCCAGGCGGACCGATACCCAAGAATTTGTTTTATTGAACAGATTGATTCTTATTATTTGACAGGATTTACAGGATTTTGAGGATATTTCTCTTAGTCGCTCTCCGGATGAGAGCGACTAAACTCAATCCGCTTTCAGCGGAAAAATTATTCGGCTAAACAATTCAAACTCGGAAATGGCTGCTAAACATTTAAAACACCAACACAGTTGATGAAAGCAACTAATGCTCGCCGCAGGCGATAGGGTTTGGCCGTTCTCTTCCGGGGAACGGCCAAAAATAATCCTGACAATCCTGTAAATCCTGTCTAAAAAGCTTTATACGCTGCACTCACAAGTGGCAGTAAGACTGACATTCTACGCTTTTTCGATCCGGGCAGTGATGGAACCGCCCATCTCACCAAGCGCTATCCAGTCTCCGTCGACATTTCCGATGGTTAAAATCGGAACCGCTGCCTCGGGCGCATCGCCACTGCTGGCCGGGGTGGGCCCAAAAAACAGGCAAAACCACTGGTTGGGGGCATGCCAGCCCAGATCGCCGACATTCATGAGGGCGCCTTTTTCCCCGGGATGATCACCGATATCCGCTGTTGGCGGACCGTAATACTCATCACCCCAGCGACTGCCACTCCATTCAAACGGCAAGGCAGCCGCTGCCGCCTTGCCGGCAGGGGTATCGTTAAATTCACCTGTGAGCTCTAAGTCTCCGATCTTCACAACAATGGGTGTGGGCATCTGTTCTTCTCCTTTCTGTTGAAACCAATAGAATCTACATTATCAGCCCTCCAAAGTAAAGCTGGGCTTCTTCCAAACACATTTTGCTTGCACGACACCATTTGCAATGTCATATTAGCTCCATCTTCGAGCATCTGATCTAAAGGAGGATAGCAATGCTTTTTCAAAGCGTGAACTTCGCCAAGCGTCATATCCTGTTTTGGGCATTAATTTTTATGGTGATGGTTGTGGCCCATCCAACGGCACAGGCCAACCCGGCAGCTGTCACCCAGATGACAAAAAAATCCTCAAGCGGCAATAATCCGGAAACCCAGGTTCCAGCGGACCTATCTCCGGAAGAAGTCGATGCGCAGCTGGCCACCATGGATGATGTCCAGGTCAGGCAACAGCTGGCCCAAAAGCTGAAACAGGAGACTGCTGCAAATACACTGCCCACCGCACGAAGCACACCGATGGACCTGTTTTATCGTTTTGCTGATAAGGCTAGTGCGATTCTCAATAAAATCGGTTCGGTGTTTACCGGCGCGCATGAACGCTCCGACCAATGGGATGCAGCCGTTAAAAAGCTTACCGGCGACAGGGGGGCTTCCCATTTGGTGGGTATTCTGTTCGCAACAGCCCTGATCATTGCCGCCGGCCTGATTCTCAAATGGTTGTTCGGACGGGCGACATGGGCCATTCGAAAACAACTCCTGCAAACCATGAATCTGGGCCGCCTGGAATTCTTCGGACGGGTTTTATCGCGCATGCTGCTCAATGCTGCTGGCGTGGTCATTTACATTTTGGCGACGTTTATCTTATTTGTATTGTTCTTCAGGAAAGGTCAACCGGGTTATTTAATCGCCTCAGTCTATATTGTCGTCAGCTACTACATTATGCTTTTCGCCTTTGCAGCCACAACCATTTTTGCGCCGGCTGCCGGCGGGCTGCGCCTATTTCCACTGCAGGAAAGGGATGCCAGTTTCCTGCATCGCTGGATTTGCGGTATCACCATCGTTGCCGGGACGGTCACCGGGACGGCCATTATCCTGTTGCGGGCCGGGATCAGCAATCAGCTGTATATGCTGATATACAGCTGCGCCGGTGCACTTGTTATTCTGGCACTGGTGATCATGATCTGGCAAAGCCGGAAGCGGGTGGCCGAAGGGTTGTTGGGCGACAGGGATGAAAAGGATGAAAAGGTCACCTTCGGGCAGCGGCTGGCGCGCAACTGGCATTACCTGGCCATCCTATACGTGCTGGTCATGGGGGCTTTCTGGATCAATGAGGTTTATCTTGAGCATGATGCGGACATTGTTGGGCTGATTGCCAGCATTTTTATCATACCGATATTTATTGGGCTGGATCAATGGGGCCAGCGCCTGTTAAAGATGGCTTCCGGCGAGCTGCCGGAGATTGTGGATTTGAGCGGGGACGCGGTTGAAAAGCCGGTTGATGAACTGCAACCGGTTGACAGCAAGATGGATATTCAACATTATATTCCGCTGATCAGCCGCTGCCTGCGCATATTTCTGGTCTTATTTTTATTTTTCATCATGCTGCGCTTATGGGGCATCGATCTGTCCTTTGGCCGCCTGTTTACGCGCTCGATCCTCAGTATCTTGATCACCGTTGTGCTGGGCCTGATCACCTGGCAGATCATCAAAGCCCGCATCGATCGCAAGCTCAAAGAAGAAATGCCGGAATCTGATGAAGATATGGAAGAAGGCGGCGCCGGCGGCTCACGCATCGGGACCCTGCTGATATTGCTGCGCAAATTTGTCATCTCGGTTTTATTTGTGATTGTGACCCTGATCGTGCTGTCCTCACTGGGGATCAACATCGGACCGCTGATAGCCGGTGCCGGTGTGATCGGTCTGGCCATCGGGTTTGGGGCCCAGACCCTGGTAAAAGATATTATCGCGGGTATCTTCTTTTTAATCGATGATTCGTTTCGCGTAGGCGATTTTATTGAAACCAGCGGCACCAAGGGCATGGTGGAACACATCTCTTTGCGCTCGCTGAGACTGCGCAGCCCCCGGGGCCCGGTTCACACCATTCCCTTCGGCAGTATGGGCACGGTCACCAATAACAGCCGCGATTATATCATTACCAAACTGGATTTCCGGGTGCGCTATGACACCGATGTGGACAAGGTCCGTAAAATTATCAAACGCATCAATGTGGCCATTCAAGAACACCCGGAAATGGGGCCCAACCTACTGGATAAGGTCAAATCCCAGGGGGTTAGAGAGTTGGACGACTCGGCCATGATCATGCGCGTTAAGTTTAAGACCATCCCCGGCGAGCAGTTTGTCATCCGGCGAGAGGTTTTCCGCATGATCCAGGAAATGTTTGCGCAGCACGGCATTGAATTTGCGCATCGCAATGTAACCGTATACATGCCGCCGGGTGAAGATAAAGATAGCGATGCTACCAATGCCGCCCAGGCCGGCGCTGCCGCAGCTGCAGCCGCGGCAGCTCAAGAAGCGGAGGAGGCAGCTGCCAGGGAAAAACCTAAATAAGTGATGTTTGATTACAAGAACGAGGACGAACACGGCTGAGCTAAATTACTCACCCTCGTAATCGTCCTCGTTCTCGTCCTCGATAAGAATGTTTTAGGAAAGATATTGCTAACGTAGATGGTGATCAAACGCTCTGCCCCGGAGTGGCGTCAGCGCACCAGCCGATAGATACCCTTGCCGATCCAGAACAATCCCAGACCGTCAAAAATATAATCCAGCGGAGTCGGATTCCCCAAAAATATGGAGCCCCCAAATAAAAAGCCGATACCGATCAACACCACTCCGGCAATGATATCCCCAATACCGGAGCCGTCTTTGACCTTGGGCGACACTTCAGTCTCGGATTCATGGGCAGTCTGTAT
The nucleotide sequence above comes from Desulfobacterales bacterium. Encoded proteins:
- a CDS encoding sigma-54 dependent transcriptional regulator; this encodes MTQSNYPQFPVMMVDDEAQAITSFEMTLRSANMNNFIPCHDSRDVMPLLASQEIEVMLLDLRMPHISGEELLPQITAEYPEIPVVVVTGSNDVDTAVTCMQHGAFDYILKPVEKSRLIGGVKRAIELRELQRENQLLKAQVLSDKLEKPEAFSEIITTAAAMRAIFQYIEAISGSPRPVLITGETGVGKELVARAVHTLSNRSGPFVPVNVAGLDDQVFADTLFGHKKGAFTDAREARKGLIEQATGGTFFLDEIGDLSLTSQVKLLRLLQEGEFFPIGSDVAKRSNARIVVATNQDLDALQSAGQFRKDLYYRLCDHQIHIPPLRQRLEDLTALVVHFLEKAAKALNKKKPTPPQELITLLSTYHFPGNIRELESMVFNAVSSHISGKLSMDTFKAHIIKKQPHSDLDSTTPISPQDSPVKFSEQLPTLKQIEQMLVDEAMKRSNGNQSIAALSLGISRQALNKRLKKAEQQAKSQ
- a CDS encoding phenylalanine--tRNA ligase beta subunit-related protein — its product is MDFVLASAKIRMVKISIMAEIRIQPEIFETYPTFRRGIVIARHLDNQGQSSELEDQLGRAIEQAARQPIDLKTDPLAAAWTEAHRQFGSNPNKFPPAHCALLKRVQKPGARIPFISKVVAIMNISSIEAHMPVGGDDVIRAAGSLELRYADGSERFTPLGKPDHSEHPKAGEVIYVVPESKEVMCRRWNWRNGHTTRIAEDTRVMVMNIDGLGADSEARAVATRDRVARMLEKYGQAEVTTTLLSAEQPTYPLDV
- a CDS encoding PilZ domain-containing protein — translated: MNKNPENRDNARINYKSPVTIENLNAGIIYKARMLNYSKHGLYFETDNWLDLGDEVFIGVEYSPYSNTHDTYECLRAKIMWRKKLPTSHFTYGYGVQYSIDYDKQKARNGNLKILNDQRKHPRKRYSQNLLFSAKNKILKGLAKNISPSGVFIETYHRLQVGQIVTLVVPLKGAKTAKIKGEVIWDGPNGFGVKFISIKS
- a CDS encoding LemA family protein — its product is MTAAILIGVLILLAIIAVAAIYNRLVTLRNRYKNSFAQIDVQLKRRYDLIPNLIETAKGYLKHERETLEAVIKARAGALDASQKAAGNPGDPKAMKDLASAEGLLAGTLGRLFALVENYPDLKANENMLELQEELTSTENRIAFARQAFNDAITTYNITCEKFPHTIIAGMFNFSTAQWLESTETPEEKQAPKVSF
- a CDS encoding M48 family metallopeptidase — its product is MDFFKHQDIARAKTSRLIALFILAILAIAFAVYGIALIIMFYHYSRQPGANLYSFEMIQPELGFWVISATLLVILFGTIAKIIELAKGGRAIAEKQGGRLINTATTDAAERRLINVVEEMAIASGIPVPQVYILDEEKGINAFAAGYTPNDAAVAVTRGCLSELRRDELQGVIAHEFSHILSGDMRLNIRLIGLLSGIMVIAYVGRLMLQRRSGNNKHAGVVVVIALLLMLVGSLGFLFGRMIQAAVSRQREYFADASAVQFTRNPRGLSGALIKIGSLLHGSRIHSPHAQEICHMFIGSAFRSAFATHPPLRDRIQRLEPEYRSRIQQVLEKKPAVIAPKPAKEAVSAASAPITALAAGAGAVIQKPGNITEQNIRKGRKLIATIPHQIKTELNDILGAMAVTCMLLLDEDPQIRKRQLKRLQKHAPGKLIWHLTSLESHFKTLDLQLRLPILDLALPVLRQMSAGQYAKFKAFIQIMVEADARLSFFEFALQQIITHRLGANYQRHKKDIVYKNISALAADAATILSQLAHVGHPQQTAAQAAFNYGWKRLNITDSRWKMQPAGKVSFGALRVALKRFALASPGVKKIFLDACAHCVLHDERVTIEEAELVRAVAYALDIPLPPFLDPFSD
- a CDS encoding NlpC/P60 family protein, with product MKQLLNILCWFKSTGFPVLSALTALSLMGGCAANPKPAAVSPPVVTHTQINKRYAVDAEIENRLRQEYRRWEGTQHRLGGSSRRGIDCSGFVRAVYKDVFNIYLPRTTQAQIRQGRAVSYENLRAGDLVFFRPPTYPRHVGIYLGGSEFVHASKNKGVTVSKIDKVYWGKYYWTARRILPKSYQP
- a CDS encoding DUF302 domain-containing protein, encoding MRTVCIALILIVAFTLPVFADTGLTNVKSSHDVKTTADRLEAVLKEKGMTVFLRVNHSEGARNVGKQLRPTELVIFGNPKVGAPLMQCGQTIGIDLPQKALIWQDENGQVWLTYNDPRYLAKRHGIDGCQPVLDKVQNALKNFAKAATQP